In the genome of Rhodoferax sp. BAB1, one region contains:
- a CDS encoding YgcG family protein yields MAHAADELVPVPPLQALVTDLTATLTPEQRAGLESRLRAFDERKGSQLAVLIVPTTRPEAIEPYAIRVVEQWKLGRRSVDDGVLLLVAKNDRSVRIEVGYGLEGVLSDAITHRIINDVIVPRFKQGDFYGGIDASVSQMIKLMDGEALPAPARRAGDASFDLGGMAPLLLMIAVVAGGVLRAMLGRLPGAAVAAGLLGLIVWYLSGVIFIALIGAVIGFVVTLLGGSSLLRGGIGGGSHRGGGFGGGFGGGGFRGGGGGGFGGGGSSGRW; encoded by the coding sequence ATGGCGCACGCGGCCGATGAGCTGGTCCCCGTTCCCCCGCTGCAGGCCCTGGTGACCGACCTCACCGCGACCCTGACGCCCGAGCAGCGGGCGGGCCTGGAGAGCCGGCTGCGGGCCTTCGACGAGCGCAAGGGCAGCCAGCTGGCGGTGCTGATCGTGCCCACCACCCGGCCCGAGGCCATCGAGCCCTACGCGATCCGCGTCGTCGAGCAGTGGAAGCTCGGGCGCAGATCAGTGGACGACGGGGTGCTCCTGCTCGTGGCCAAGAATGACCGCAGCGTGCGCATCGAGGTGGGTTACGGCCTGGAAGGCGTGCTGAGCGACGCCATCACCCATCGCATCATCAACGACGTGATCGTGCCCCGCTTCAAGCAGGGCGACTTTTATGGCGGCATCGACGCCAGCGTCTCGCAGATGATCAAGCTGATGGACGGTGAAGCGCTGCCGGCGCCAGCCCGGCGCGCGGGCGATGCGTCCTTCGATCTCGGCGGCATGGCCCCGCTGCTGCTGATGATCGCCGTGGTGGCAGGCGGGGTCTTGCGCGCCATGCTGGGGCGCCTGCCGGGTGCTGCCGTGGCGGCGGGCCTCCTGGGGCTGATCGTCTGGTACCTGTCCGGTGTCATCTTCATTGCGCTGATCGGCGCCGTGATCGGCTTCGTCGTCACCCTGCTGGGTGGGAGCTCCCTGCTGCGCGGCGGCATAGGCGGCGGCAGTCATCGCGGGGGTGGCTTTGGCGGCGGCTTCGGCGGCGGTGGTTTCAGGGGCGGCGGGGGTGGCGGTTTCGGCGGGGGCGGCTCCTCGGGGCGGTGGTAA
- a CDS encoding LemA family protein has translation MRRLQVLLLTLAVFSLSGCGYNTFQTTDEQIKASWAEVLNQYQRRADLIPNIVNTVKGEANFEQETLTRVVEARARATSIQATPELVNNPEAFQKFQAAQNSLSGALSRLLVVSENYPQLKANQGFQELRAQLEGTENRITVARNRYIKAVQEYNVAVRSFPTNLTAMVFGYSIKPSFTVADEKELATPPKVDFGGPAKQPEAAR, from the coding sequence ATGCGCAGATTGCAAGTCTTGCTGTTGACCCTGGCCGTGTTCAGCCTCTCGGGCTGCGGCTACAACACCTTCCAGACTACCGACGAGCAGATCAAGGCCAGCTGGGCCGAGGTGCTGAACCAGTACCAGCGGCGGGCCGACCTGATTCCCAACATCGTCAACACCGTCAAGGGCGAGGCCAACTTCGAGCAGGAAACGCTGACCCGGGTCGTGGAGGCCCGCGCCCGGGCCACCAGCATCCAGGCCACGCCGGAGCTGGTCAACAACCCCGAGGCCTTCCAGAAGTTCCAGGCCGCACAGAACTCACTCTCCGGCGCGCTGAGCCGCCTGCTGGTGGTCAGCGAAAACTACCCGCAGCTCAAGGCCAACCAGGGCTTCCAGGAGCTGCGCGCCCAGCTGGAGGGCACCGAGAACCGCATCACGGTGGCCCGCAACCGCTACATCAAGGCCGTGCAGGAGTACAACGTGGCGGTGCGCAGCTTCCCCACCAATCTGACGGCCATGGTCTTCGGCTATTCGATCAAGCCCAGCTTCACGGTCGCTGATGAAAAAGAACTGGCCACCCCGCCGAAGGTGGATTTTGGTGGCCCGGCCAAGCAGCCCGAGGCCGCACGTTGA